A window from Cydia amplana chromosome 12, ilCydAmpl1.1, whole genome shotgun sequence encodes these proteins:
- the LOC134653063 gene encoding high mobility group protein D-like yields MALYSDASRPPSCLALGTLLRAPYIFFWLSTVCSLVVHQFKKYFKIFAIRKKNKMTDKPKRPMSAYMLWLNSARESIKSENPGLKVTEIAKKGGEIWRGMKDKSVWEEKAAKAKEQYTKDLESYNANGGGGEGGGKKAQKRGKKAAKKAAAPKTKKKKEESEEEDGDDDDEEEEESE; encoded by the exons atggcgctgtacagtgACGCGAGCCGACCCCCAAGCTGCCTTGCTCTGGGAACTTTGCTTCGAGCTCCATACATTTTCTTCTGGCTCTCTACAGTCTGCAGTTTGGTTGTGCACCagttcaaaaaatatttcaaaatttttgCCATCAG gaaaaaaaataaaatgacggACAAGCCCAAGCGTCCTATGTCAGCTTACATGCTGTGGCTCAACAGTGCCCGAGAATCGATAAAGTCCGAAAACCCCGGACTTAAAGTCACCGAAATCGCTAAAAAAGGTGGTGAAATATGGCGGGGGATGAAGGACAAGAGT GTGTGGGAAGAGAAGGCGGCAAAAGCAAAGGAGCAGTACACAAAGGACCTAGAGTCATATAATGCGAATGGCGGCGGCGGTGAGGGTGGAGGCAAGAAGGCGCAGAAGCGAGGAAAGAAGGCCGCTAAAAAGGCGGCAGCACCC aAAACAAAGAAGAAGAAGGAGGAGTCCGAGGAGGAGGATGGTGATGACGATGACGAGGAGGAAGAGGAAAGCGAATGA
- the LOC134653065 gene encoding uncharacterized protein LOC134653065, which translates to MMNPHPHPPPLQHPQIQQIPHHQQVLPPPQQQLPQQQLPQQVPQQIQQQQPNRGYSLMMALVKNSKYFDSERLQAMQDTPGLPKLKRSRKKIRDTSTWEINKVKKAREQGKPYLTQKRIKGVKVGYEERKKRVMGPACMSRVCHKSSKRKCDQLDDVSRQECFDSFWSEMTWAQRKAYISALVNIYYTRTTTVPNGESRRHRTIKYSLKINNQHWPVCKKMFLNTLGLGEKTVLGWIEKANEHGVVSTPVRKNNKERYNREKLIHVETYLKNLPKLPSHYFHGKSEKEYLDINFNSGKEVYLGYKMYLAKEGIKDKEISYPCFLRKMNALNIALFSPKKKVPPNKNSAKPIFRQEQT; encoded by the coding sequence ATGATGAATCCGCATCCACATCCACCACCACTACAACATCCCCAAATTCAGCAAATTCCTCATCATCAGCAAGTTTTACCACCACCACAACAACAATTACCTCAACAACAATTACCACAACAAGTACCGCAACAAATACAACAACAGCAGCCAAATCGAGGTTACTCTCTCATGATGGCATTGGTTAAAAACAGTAAATACTTTGATTCAGAACGTTTGCAGGCTATGCAAGATACTCCAGGCTTACCCAAGCTTAAAAGATCTAGGAAAAAAATACGTGATACATCAACTTGGGAAATAAACAAGGTGAAGAAAGCTAGAGAACAAGGTAAGCCTTATTTGACCCAGAAACGGATAAAAGGCGTAAAAGTAGGTTatgaagaaagaaagaagaggGTCATGGGCCCGGCCTGCATGTCACGCGTGTGCCACAAAAGCTCAAAGAGAAAATGTGACCAATTAGATGATGTATCCCGACAGGAATGCTTTGACAGCTTTTGGTCTGAAATGACTTGGGCCCAAAGAAAAGCTTACATTAGTGCTTTagtaaacatatattatacaagaACTACAACTGTACCAAATGGTGAGTCTCGAAGACACAGAACTATTAAATATTCACTGAAAATAAACAATCAACACTGGCCGGTTTGCAAAAAGATGTTCTTAAACACACTCGGTCTCGGGGAAAAAACAGTTTTGGGCTGGATTGAGAAAGCCAATGAACACGGTGTAGTTTCTACACCGGTACGAAAAAATAACAAAGAACGATACAATAGAGAAAAGTTGATACATGTTGAAACATATTTAAAGAACTTGCCCAAACTGCCCTCACACTACTTTCATGGTAAATCTGAGAAGGAATACCTTGACATTAACTTCAATTCAGGAAAAGAGGTGTATTTAGGatataaaatgtatttggcgAAGGAAGGAATTAAAGACAAAGAAATATCCTATCCCTGTTTCCTGAGAAAAATGAATGCCTTGAATATTGCTCTGTTCTCACCAAAGAAAAAAGTTCCCCCAAACAAAAACAGTGCAAAACCCATTTTCAGACAGGAACAAACGTAA